In the Longimicrobium sp. genome, AGCATCTCGGCCATCTTGACCTCGCGGTCGGTCACGCCCATGTCGTCCAGCTCGCCGCGCGGAACGTCGAGCTCGTCGGTGCCGCGGATCTCGTGCGGATAGCGCAGGATCTCCAGCACCAGCACGTCGCCGTGGGGGACGACGGCCGACAGGTACTCGCGCGAGCGGATGACCACCTTGGCGATGCCGACCTTCCCGGCGCGCTTGAGCGCCTCGCGGAGCAGGGCGTAGGCCTTGGTGTTCTTCTTGGTGGTGGGCGCCAGGTAGTACGGCTTGTCGAAGTACTCGGGATCGATGTCGTCGAGGTCCACGAAGTCGGTGATGTCGACGGTCTGCGTCTTCTCGGGGTTGGCGCGGCGCAGGTCTTCGTCGCTGATCAGGACGTAGCGGTCGTCCTCGTACTCGTAGCCCTTGACGATGTCCTCGAGCTCGACCTCCTTGCCGGTCTCCTTGTTGTACTTCTTGTAGCCGACCGGGGCCAGGTTCTTCTTGTCGAGCTGCCTGAAGCTGATCTCGTCGCGCGTCTCGGCGCTGAACAGGCCGACGGGGATGCTGACGAGGCCGAAGCTGATGCTGCCTTTCCAGATCGCGCGTGCCATCCGTGGCTCCTTGGTAGCGTAGTCCGCCCCTAAGGTGCAACCGACGCGCCAGTTCGTATAATAAGCGTTATGTAAACTTTAATTGAGGAAAGCTGTGGGAAACCGGGATCGTTCTCC is a window encoding:
- a CDS encoding Ku protein, which produces MARAIWKGSISFGLVSIPVGLFSAETRDEISFRQLDKKNLAPVGYKKYNKETGKEVELEDIVKGYEYEDDRYVLISDEDLRRANPEKTQTVDITDFVDLDDIDPEYFDKPYYLAPTTKKNTKAYALLREALKRAGKVGIAKVVIRSREYLSAVVPHGDVLVLEILRYPHEIRGTDELDVPRGELDDMGVTDREVKMAEMLIDGMTAEWDPSKYHDTYRDDLMSLIRKKIESGQTEVLDETPVEEVAPRGDVIDIMALLKKSVEATQRGRDAADEEEEEEEKPRKKSSTKGAKAAKPKSAQPAKPRTRTRKTA